The genomic segment AACCTGCGCATCAAGCAGCCTCTTTGGTTGCGGCAGGGAAATGGGATGCGGGAAAAATTGAGGCCGAAGCCAATATTCAGCACTTGAAGATTCGAGACATGGATTGGGTGGGCGTGCTTTCCTTGGCCTTGGTTCAGGAATCGCCGGAGGCTTCCTGGAGCTGCGGACGCGGGGACCTGAAGTTCGATCGCACGATTCTCAATCTGACCCCTGTGGATGATTTTGTCGCGCATTTTGCCTGGAGTCCCGGCGAATTCCGGCTGGCTGAACTTCGGGCAGGGAAGTTCCTGTCGCTTGCCGGAAGATTGGAACTCCGGCCTCCTTACGAAATCAACATGCTGGCTGAGATCCAGGACACCTCCCTCAAGGGTTTAATAGATGTTCTCAATCCGAGTATTGATAAGAAACTCGTGGGGACCGTTGAAGGCGAGATTCGTTTAGAGGGCCCGCTCTTTGGTCCGCAATTTAACGGGCGCTTTGAGAGCCGTGACGGCCGGCTTGGGGAAATTCTCTATGAGTCCCTCTATCTGGGAGCTTCGGGGGCATGGCCGGTACTGAATCTTGTGGATGCGCGCATTAACCGGCCCGGGGGCTACATGACGTTGGAAGGGGAGCTGGACTTGAGGGAAATGGGCAAGCCCTATGTGTTTCGTAATGTCCGGACTCTGCTGGACGGCAATACTGTGGTGTGGCACGGTTGGGATATCCAGCCCGATGATCCGGCGCGCCCTTTTAGCATCGGCAAGCATCTAAGTGAGAAGGTTTATCTTAGTTTTGTGAGCCGTCTCAATGATGAAAGGCTGCACCCGGGGGATGATGATTCGGAACTTGAGTTGAAATACCTGATTCAAGGCAGACAGAAGCTGCAAGTGAGTATTAGCGACCAGGAGGAGTTTGTTGGTATTGCGCACGAGGTCAAGTTTTAAGGATCCAGCCTGGTGAAAGGCCGGTTCTTCGAGAATTTAGGGAATCAATTTGTTGCGTTTCTGGCTTACTGGGGAGGGCTGGCAGCCCTTTTTACGCGCACCCTGTATTGGATTGTCCGCCGGAATCTCGACAGGAGGGCCTTCACAGACCAGATGTGGAAGGTCGGTGTTACCAGTCTGCCTATTGTCTTTCTTACAGCTCTCTTCACCGGAATGGTGCTGGCCCTGCAAAGTGCCTACCAGATGCAGAAGATTGCGGCGGAGGTCTATATCGCCAGTTTGGTGGCCTTGTCCATAACGCGGGAGCTCGGGCCGGTTTTAACCGCTCTGGTGGTGGCTGGGCGCGTTGGGGCCGCAATCACGGCTGAAATCGGCTCCATGACGGTAACCGAACAAGTGGACGCCCTGCGCACCTTGGGCACGGATCCGGTGAAGTACTTGGTGGTGCCCAGATTTATGGCCTTGCTTGTGATGCTGCCGTTGTTGACTGTCTATGCCGACATGATCGGCCTGATCGGCGGTTATACTGTGGGTGTGTTTAAGCTGGGAATCGGATCGCCTTTGTACATCCGCATGACTTTTGATCCCTTGGCCATGAAGGACTTGCTCAGCGGGTTGTTCAAGTCCGGCGTTTTTTCGATGATTATCTGTATTGTGGCCTGCTTTGAAGGTTTTCGCACCGAGGGTGGGGCTGAGGGTGTGGGAAAGTCCACGACCATGGCTGTGGTTATTTCATTTGTCCTGATTATTTCGGCCGACTGTCTTTTTACGGCCTTGTTCTATTTTGTTCTCTGAGGTTTTTGATGATCGAGATTATCAACCTGTGTAAGAAATTTGGAGAGAAACCTATTCTCCGGAATCTGAACCTGACCGTAAAGGACGGGGAATCCCTGGTCATTATCGGCCGCTCGGGCTGCGGCAAGAGCGTTTTACTCAAGCATATCGTGGGTCTGTTGGCGCCGGACAACGGCCAGGTATTGGTCGACGGGGAGGATATTTCCAGACTTTCGCCCCTGTCGCGGGTTCGGCGGAAGCTCAATTTCGGCATGCTTTTTCAAAGGGCGGCCCTCTTTGATTCTTTA from the Candidatus Omnitrophota bacterium genome contains:
- a CDS encoding ABC transporter permease — encoded protein: MKGRFFENLGNQFVAFLAYWGGLAALFTRTLYWIVRRNLDRRAFTDQMWKVGVTSLPIVFLTALFTGMVLALQSAYQMQKIAAEVYIASLVALSITRELGPVLTALVVAGRVGAAITAEIGSMTVTEQVDALRTLGTDPVKYLVVPRFMALLVMLPLLTVYADMIGLIGGYTVGVFKLGIGSPLYIRMTFDPLAMKDLLSGLFKSGVFSMIICIVACFEGFRTEGGAEGVGKSTTMAVVISFVLIISADCLFTALFYFVL